Genomic segment of Tolypothrix sp. PCC 7712:
ATCAGATGGCCTTCTTCGCGTAATCCTTCCAGCACGGCATCACGGTAGGCTATCATTCCGGTGTTAATCCGACAAGCCATTTTCCCCCAGACGTTTAAGGCAGTGCGGTTAATGTCGATTTCATCGTTGATAATTAATGCCGCATTTTGCAGCAGCTGCAAGTTAGCTTGAAAGCGTTGATGTTCGCTGGCTAAAAGTGATTTCAGGTTAATGGCACCGTTGCCGATTTGTCCTAAGCCATGCGGTGCTACCCAAATATGGCGCGGCACATCTTCACGTACACGGGCTAAAGCTTGCCGGGTGGAATTTTCGGCGGCTACGCCCTGGAAGCATCCCCAAACGCTGGTAAAATGCCCTTTGATGTCAATGCTGACTCCTGTGCCAATGGATGGGGAGACGATGACAATATCATAGGCTAGTAGCACTGTATTCAGGTGGCTAATGCAGCCGTAAGCGGGGTGTTGGGGGTCGGCAATTGTTTCTGAGTCAATGCGAAGTATTTTGAGGAAAGGGAATTGTTTGTCTAACCTGGCTGCTAGTACTTTTGTTCCCCACTTGGATTTAGCTTTTTGTCCATCCACGGCGATGAAAACTCTGCCGCCGTTTTGAATTTCGCTTTCTAGGGCGGCTAACCAGTCAACTGGATTTTTTTGGTTGTAGTTGTGGATTTTCCAAGGTTTACCTTTCCAGGTGTTGACGACTATCCAAGGTTTAATGTTGACATTGGCTAAACCTGTGACTAGTTCTACTGATAAGTCGGACAAGTCGGCATCGGCGATGATCACTTTACCGCGTCCAGGGGAAAGGGCGTTTTTGAGCAGCTGGGACAGTTGTTTGAGGACTTCTACGCGATGCTTTTTCACTTCGGTGGCGGCGGTGAGGGCGTGCCAAATAACTTGCTCGGCTTCGTCAATGATCACTAGGGGTTCTCTCCAGTTGATGGCGTTAAATTTGGCTTGGCTATGGGGGTGTAAGCTGTCTACGCACAGGGCAAAGCCAAGTAAGCTGCCGGTTTCGGAGTTTCTGACTTCGGTGACGTAGGGGATACCTACTCTGTCAGCGATCGCTTGGGCTAACTGAACTCTGTGGGATAACAGGATGACGGGTTGACCGTTGGCGATTGCATCTGCGACTATGGGGGCTAATGATTCAGTTTTGCCTGTGCCTTTGGGGGCTTTTAAGCCAATGAGTTGGGCGCTATCTGGGATGGGCAGGTGGCCTAAGTATTGCTGATTGAGAACTAGGGCGGCTTCATAGGATAGGCGGCTGTATTGTTTAGCAAGCCATTGTTCAAGGGTTTTAGCTGATGCAATTATTTCTTGGGCTACAGCTGGCCCCCGGAAGGCGATGAGGTCGTCAATGCCTTTTTCTGGGTAATTCCATTCTGTAACTTGGATTTGACCGCCGCACTTGGTTAACAGTTTGGCAGTTTGGGCGATGGCAATGTTCACCCGTTGCACTGTTTCTGGTTTGGTGTCGTGGTCAAAGCAGATGGTGAAAACACGCCCCAGTGTGGCGAAGTGTTGCAGCTCTGGAATCAGATGTTTTTCGCCTATGAATTGCCCAAATTCATCTTTGGGGCTGCGGTAGCCGCCGTTGACACCAGGGAGCGCGATTGCGGCATAGCCCAAAGTAAGTAACGCCCCGGCTTTTTTGGCTCCCTCACAAATTACAATTGGGATGTTATATTTCCATACCCAGTGCCAGAAACCATTAGCTTTATCTTCATCGCTGATGGATTTTTCATAGCGTGCGGCTACACTAGCCCAAATGTAATCCGGTACTGCTAGGAAGAATGCCCGTGTTGGCACTCGCAACGGATGTTCGTATTTGATGACTTTATGGACTTTGTTCGGATCTCGCCTGGGGCGATCGGGCTTCATGCAGCCCCACTGCATTGAGCTTTCATCGTTGAGTGGGTCAATGCCACTGCACCACCAGGAAAGTCCTTCGATGTGGCGATATTTCTTTAATACAGAGTCCCTAAGTCTTCCGTCGTTACGGCGGGGGATGTTTTGACCGTAGAACAGATAGTCATAGGCGGCTGTGCCTGAGACTGAAATAACGTTTAATTCAATAATTCCTGGGTCAACGGCACTGGCTAACCATTCATTCCAGTGGGTTGCTTCTATGTGAGAGGGGCGGGAGATGATCTCGATCCTCTCTGTGACTTCTATTTGTTGAAGTCCACAGCTACTATTTTTCACAGCTTTTTCCCTCAAAACTTGGCTTTCGTGCCTTTGGAGGGGTTTATTGCGCTGCTATACCTTATATCTATGAGATTTACTGTTTTGCTTATTTAGAATCTTTTTGGGCAAAAAAATTGATAAATTTTGGGGCAAAATTCGGCAGTGAAAATATAGAAATTTCCACAGGAACTCATATAATATGAGTAAGCAGCGCGGAATAATCTCTTTCGCCAATCAGTGGTTAGAGCTTCCAACTACCAATCCACTTTTTTGGTTCTCTAGAGATAAACCCCGCTTCTCAATATTTGAAATATTTAATTTTCTCTGTCGGGCAAAGCGTTCACTACTTAGTGACTCTTTGTCCTTTTAATTTTTGGGGCTGTTGTATATTTACCTCCGTTGTATGTTTAATTTGAATTCTTGCCCGATCTTACAGAACTTATAGTCCTGTTTGGTATAACAAGACTTGTTTTTTTACTTGAAATTACTTAATAAAAGTTGATAGTTTTTCGAGCAATTGAGGTTCTGCAAGTTGTTTTTATTCCTGCAACCTCACCTCAAACTTAAAATGGGGAAAAGTAACAGGAGTCAAATTTATTATATAGCTCTAATACTCTAAAATTTAAGCTGAATTTTTCTTGCCTCTTCTTGTAAGCCAGTCTTTAATCAAATCCCTGACTACATCTTCCATAACCAAATCATCTTCCGTGCAAGCAAGCTTAAAAGATTTGTGTAGTTCTCGTGGCACTCTGGCACGGACATAAACAGGGTCATCTTTATTGGTTGATGGTCTTCCTGGTTTTTTCTTTTCCTCCATAGCTCAAATACTCATTAATTAATTTTCTTAATTATCGCCAAAGTATAAGAAAATATCATTTTGGAGTATTAGAGTATGTGAGTATTCGAGCTATAGTAAATATGTAAGCCAAAAGTAGTCACCCAACAAAGGCAATAGAAGCCAGAAAGTGACATTATGGCTTGCCCAAAACTGGATGTGCGAATTTAAGGCGATAAGCGCCTCTAAATTCTCGCAAGCCAGAAAAATCAAGACTTTTAAAAATTCTGAACCATGACAGCTACATACACCAATGCCAATTCTTGGCTCAGTCAAGCATCTTCGCTTGCCAATTCTGGACTAAATGCCCTCATCGCAGGTAAAGACCCCGGTGCCGGGTACGGCAAGGCCATCTACGGTGATTTTTCTGTGATGATGCCCGCCGCTAACTCGCTAGTTCGCAACCGCAACATCCACCTTCACGAAACCATTTCCAAAGATGGGTGCTGGGTGCGTTATGTAGAAGTGCGATTCGTTAGCTAGAAACTAGGCTCCGTAAGGATTCTAGGGGATTAGCTGCTAGGTAATAGCCTAGATAACTGAATAACAATGTAGGTGTGAATCCTACCCCTCAAGTGCTGAGGTGAAAGCCCTTTCCCTACTGTAGAGACTAGCCATCAATCGGTAAAGCGGGAATGAAAGGCGCTCTTACTGGGAGCCTAAACCTGGTAAGGAGCCGAGCAAGATATCCATGAGTACGAAAGAAAGACACGTTTGAATCATCGTAAAACGCATACAGCGAAATCAGGCTGAAACGCTGCGCCAAAAGGCAAAAGATAAGGGATTGGCGGGTTTCTGACCGACCAATAAGCACCCCCGATAAACTCGGTGAACAGTGTCACTCTAAAGGTATCAGTATTGTTATTCGGAACGAAGTAACCCGTCAAACGCTCTCAGGTACGCACTGAGCAAGGCGCAAGTGTGGTCGAATACCTGAGTAAGTGCTAACCGGATGCCTTGACGGGCAAGATTGAGTAAGAAGCGAACGCTTGGCTGTAATGGTCAAGATAGGCTGACGTACTCACGATGATTTGGTAGGAATGGTCACATTAGGAAGTATATATGTCTAAAACACTGAGCAATCAGATGGTGGAATGGAATAGCATTAACTGGCGAAAGCTAGAACGTGCTGTTTATAAGCTTCAGAAAAGAATATTCCAAGCCTCTCTACGTGGTGATACATTAGCAGTACGCAGACTCCAAAAAACCTTGATGAGGTCTTGGTCAGGAAAAGCCTTATCTGTCCGCAAAGTAACCCAGGATAACCAGGGTAAGAAAACCGCAGGAGTTGACGGCATCAAGTCATTAACCCCCAAGGCTAGACTTACTTTGGTACTAAGCTTGAACATTAACCAAAAAGTTAATGCTACCCGTCGTGTTTGGATTCCCAAGTCCAACGGTGACAAGCGACCCCTAGGTATTCCCACTATGCATGACAGAGCGACTCAAGCACTTGCCAAACTGGCTCTTGAACCAGAATGGGAAGCTCGTTTTGAGCCAAATAGCTATGGATTCCGACCAGGAAGAAGCGCCCATGATGCAATCGAAGCAATATTTAACAACATCAAACAATCTGTTAAGTATGTTTTAGATGCTGATATATCGAAATGCTTCGATAAAATTAACCACTCAGAATTGCTCAAGAAAATCAATACATTCCCAACAATGCACAGACTTATCAAAGCATGGTTGGAATCGGGTGTAATGGATGATGGACAATTCTTTGAGACTAAAGAAGGCACACCACAAGGCGGTGTAATATCTCCCTTACTAGCGAATATCGCCCTTCACGGGCTAGAACAGCTAGTAATAGATTATGCACATAGTCTAAAAGGTAAAAAGAGAATAAATCAACAAACCATATCCCTAATAAGATATGCCGATGATTTTGTAATACTTGCCAACAAAAAATCTCAAATCGTTGAAATGAGAGATTTAGTCTCAAAGTGGTTAGAAAAAATGGGTCTAGAATTGAGTCCTAGTAAAACCAGAATAGGGAAAACCCTGTTTAACCCGACAAATAGCCTAGAAGAGTCAGAAATGACCAAAAACTCTGGGTTCGACTTTCTCGGATTCCATGTTAGACAGTACAAGGTGGATGACAAACAGTCAGGAAAATCAACTAACGGTAAACTACTAGGATTTAAAACACTCATCAAACCCAGCTTGAAAGCGATTAAGAAACACTACGACGCAATCGCAGAAATTATCGACGCTCACAAAGCAGCCCCACAAGCCGCACTAATAGCAAAACTCAACCCCATCATTAGGGGATGGGTCAATTACTATTCGACAGTTGTAAGCAAAGAAACATTCTCTACGCTTGATTACCTAGTATACCAAAAGCTTTCCAGATGGGCGAAGCGTCGCCACTCAGGTAAATCTGGGTCATGGGTAGCCAATAAGTATTGGAATACAGTAGGCGGCAACAACTGGGTATTCTCAGTAACTAGAGATGGTCAAGTAGCCGAAACCTTAATCAGCCATGCTAGCAAGCCAATTGTTAGGCATATCAAAGTTAAGGGGACAGCATCGCCATTCGATGGAAACCTGAAATACTGGA
This window contains:
- a CDS encoding plasmid partition protein ParG yields the protein MEEKKKPGRPSTNKDDPVYVRARVPRELHKSFKLACTEDDLVMEDVVRDLIKDWLTRRGKKNSA
- the ltrA gene encoding group II intron reverse transcriptase/maturase, coding for MSKTLSNQMVEWNSINWRKLERAVYKLQKRIFQASLRGDTLAVRRLQKTLMRSWSGKALSVRKVTQDNQGKKTAGVDGIKSLTPKARLTLVLSLNINQKVNATRRVWIPKSNGDKRPLGIPTMHDRATQALAKLALEPEWEARFEPNSYGFRPGRSAHDAIEAIFNNIKQSVKYVLDADISKCFDKINHSELLKKINTFPTMHRLIKAWLESGVMDDGQFFETKEGTPQGGVISPLLANIALHGLEQLVIDYAHSLKGKKRINQQTISLIRYADDFVILANKKSQIVEMRDLVSKWLEKMGLELSPSKTRIGKTLFNPTNSLEESEMTKNSGFDFLGFHVRQYKVDDKQSGKSTNGKLLGFKTLIKPSLKAIKKHYDAIAEIIDAHKAAPQAALIAKLNPIIRGWVNYYSTVVSKETFSTLDYLVYQKLSRWAKRRHSGKSGSWVANKYWNTVGGNNWVFSVTRDGQVAETLISHASKPIVRHIKVKGTASPFDGNLKYWSSRRGEHPLVPTRVTKLLKEQKGKCAHCGLYFREDDLIEIDHIIPTSVGGKDRYGNLQSLHRHCHDSKTANDGSRGTHNLSQVIEEPDEVKVSRPVLKTSGTRESFA
- a CDS encoding plasmid replication protein, CyRepA1 family; the protein is MKNSSCGLQQIEVTERIEIISRPSHIEATHWNEWLASAVDPGIIELNVISVSGTAAYDYLFYGQNIPRRNDGRLRDSVLKKYRHIEGLSWWCSGIDPLNDESSMQWGCMKPDRPRRDPNKVHKVIKYEHPLRVPTRAFFLAVPDYIWASVAARYEKSISDEDKANGFWHWVWKYNIPIVICEGAKKAGALLTLGYAAIALPGVNGGYRSPKDEFGQFIGEKHLIPELQHFATLGRVFTICFDHDTKPETVQRVNIAIAQTAKLLTKCGGQIQVTEWNYPEKGIDDLIAFRGPAVAQEIIASAKTLEQWLAKQYSRLSYEAALVLNQQYLGHLPIPDSAQLIGLKAPKGTGKTESLAPIVADAIANGQPVILLSHRVQLAQAIADRVGIPYVTEVRNSETGSLLGFALCVDSLHPHSQAKFNAINWREPLVIIDEAEQVIWHALTAATEVKKHRVEVLKQLSQLLKNALSPGRGKVIIADADLSDLSVELVTGLANVNIKPWIVVNTWKGKPWKIHNYNQKNPVDWLAALESEIQNGGRVFIAVDGQKAKSKWGTKVLAARLDKQFPFLKILRIDSETIADPQHPAYGCISHLNTVLLAYDIVIVSPSIGTGVSIDIKGHFTSVWGCFQGVAAENSTRQALARVREDVPRHIWVAPHGLGQIGNGAINLKSLLASEHQRFQANLQLLQNAALIINDEIDINRTALNVWGKMACRINTGMIAYRDAVLEGLREEGHLIIDATDSENADKLLHEITAVKESVYSAECEAIADADIEEMTKTKYEALQQQRTKTTSERYQERKYNLQQRYGVDITPKLVAKDDDGYYPQLKLHYYLTVGRKFVSERDRQLGEKMLQAKSAWLPDFNGGQLGLIITALEVLGIPNFLPTDRELRGNDEDLITMANHALHFKWQVKTVLGITLNDQDSPVVILRRLLKKIGLKLEYLGRDGSGERQRIYRVVGDDDGRDAIFRYWLAKDSPQFTQVTPPDKRPLTVSIEITDPLDNQVNSTQIKQEPQGINSGINSL